A section of the Anaerolineales bacterium genome encodes:
- a CDS encoding zinc ribbon domain-containing protein, with the protein MTKKRLGYVELEWTCPRCETRNPGTHEFCNGCGGPMPEDVEFEQPLEEKFLTDADKIARAKAGPDRHCPYCQARNRADAKFCGGCGGDLSEAAVRKAGKVLGAHRSGPAGTVRCPSCNAENPASARSCKSCGASLAATRAKKEDKPKAPGKPMSRGLVIGLALVAVVVCVGLIMLFTHTESLEGRVQSVSWTRSVPILALGEVEAEAFYSDIPADAEIGNCRPELYDTSDDPVPGAEEVCGEPYTVDTGSGVGEVMQDCVYEIYEDYCSYTVLDWITIDTISASGANLDPYWPAVSLLAGQQEGEGSEAYEIVFIADDERYTYTTESEAEFERFEVGSTWTLNVNALGAVVSVED; encoded by the coding sequence ATGACCAAGAAACGCCTCGGTTACGTGGAATTGGAATGGACCTGCCCGCGCTGCGAAACGCGCAACCCGGGCACGCACGAGTTCTGCAACGGCTGCGGCGGGCCGATGCCCGAGGACGTCGAATTCGAACAGCCGCTGGAAGAGAAATTCCTCACGGATGCCGATAAAATCGCCCGCGCCAAGGCCGGACCGGACCGGCATTGTCCCTACTGCCAGGCGCGCAACCGCGCCGACGCAAAGTTCTGCGGCGGCTGCGGCGGAGACCTTTCGGAGGCGGCCGTTCGCAAGGCCGGCAAAGTCCTCGGCGCCCATCGCAGCGGACCGGCGGGCACCGTCCGCTGTCCGTCGTGCAACGCGGAGAATCCCGCCAGCGCACGCAGTTGTAAATCTTGCGGCGCTAGCCTGGCGGCCACGCGCGCGAAGAAAGAAGACAAACCCAAAGCGCCGGGCAAGCCCATGTCGCGCGGCCTGGTCATCGGATTGGCCCTCGTCGCCGTAGTCGTCTGCGTCGGTTTGATCATGCTCTTTACGCACACGGAATCCCTGGAAGGACGGGTGCAGAGCGTGTCCTGGACGCGCAGCGTTCCCATTCTGGCCCTGGGCGAAGTCGAAGCCGAGGCTTTTTACAGCGACATTCCCGCCGATGCCGAGATCGGCAACTGCCGTCCCGAACTTTATGATACGAGCGACGATCCCGTGCCGGGGGCCGAGGAAGTATGTGGTGAACCGTATACGGTGGACACCGGCAGCGGCGTGGGTGAAGTTATGCAGGATTGTGTCTACGAAATTTACGAGGATTACTGCAGCTACACGGTGTTGGACTGGATCACGATCGACACGATCAGCGCCAGCGGCGCGAATCTGGATCCCTACTGGCCGGCCGTCTCACTGCTCGCCGGTCAGCAGGAAGGCGAGGGAAGCGAGGCGTACGAGATCGTTTTCATCGCCGATGACGAGCGCTACACCTACACGACCGAGAGCGAGGCCGAATTCGAACGTTTCGAAGTCGGCAGCACATGGACGTTGAATGTCAACGCCCTGGGTGCGGTCGTCTCCGTCGAAGACTGA
- a CDS encoding pyridoxal phosphate-dependent aminotransferase, whose translation MSISQLAASIRESSTLALNEKARVLRAKGEPVIHLGVGEPKNPAPITALLSSAARLNTGEIKYTPTDGLPSLKKAIVRYMEENYNKAVAPENIIASTGAKQSLYNTLFTIIDPQDEVILLAPYWVSYPEMVKMVHGVPVVVTPEDGTFTPRMDDIEQTVTSYTKAIIVNSPCNPSGAVFSDEFIGEIVDFCEKKGIYLILDDIYQKLVENGVRPAIAYDYTKKDLENSRLIVVNGVSKLYGMTGFRIGWVVGPRKLVEAMAKIQSQITSNPSVVSQAAAEGALQGVQSVVENLRLEIQNNRTVMIRELEAFNGVRLIRPQGTFYCLPDFRAYEKDSLKLSNFLLEKALVVTVPGVDFGMEGHLRLSYAGSVKDVTGGIERLKWALDPKAPNEIYIGDRKLVRDWL comes from the coding sequence ATGAGTATCAGCCAACTTGCCGCATCGATCCGTGAATCTTCCACTCTGGCTTTGAATGAAAAGGCACGTGTGCTGCGAGCGAAAGGCGAGCCGGTGATCCACCTCGGCGTCGGAGAGCCGAAAAACCCGGCGCCCATCACGGCGCTTTTGAGTTCTGCGGCGCGCCTCAACACCGGTGAGATCAAATACACACCGACAGACGGCCTGCCTTCGTTGAAAAAGGCGATCGTGCGTTACATGGAAGAAAATTACAACAAGGCCGTCGCTCCGGAGAACATCATCGCCTCAACGGGAGCGAAACAGAGCCTCTACAACACGCTGTTCACGATCATCGACCCGCAGGATGAAGTCATCCTGCTCGCACCGTACTGGGTCAGCTATCCTGAAATGGTCAAGATGGTCCACGGTGTGCCCGTCGTTGTGACTCCCGAGGACGGCACATTCACGCCACGTATGGATGACATCGAACAGACGGTAACCAGTTATACCAAAGCGATCATCGTCAACAGTCCGTGTAACCCTTCGGGCGCCGTATTCTCGGATGAATTCATCGGTGAGATCGTCGACTTTTGCGAGAAGAAGGGCATTTATCTCATCCTCGACGATATCTATCAGAAGTTGGTGGAAAACGGGGTGCGGCCGGCGATTGCATACGATTACACCAAAAAAGATCTGGAAAACAGCAGGCTGATCGTGGTCAACGGTGTCTCGAAGCTGTACGGCATGACCGGATTCCGCATCGGTTGGGTCGTCGGTCCGCGCAAGCTGGTCGAGGCAATGGCGAAAATCCAGAGCCAGATCACGTCCAACCCCTCCGTGGTTTCCCAAGCCGCGGCGGAAGGTGCGCTGCAGGGCGTTCAAAGCGTTGTTGAAAATTTACGCCTGGAAATTCAGAACAACCGGACCGTGATGATCCGGGAGTTGGAAGCCTTCAACGGCGTGCGTTTGATCCGGCCGCAAGGGACGTTTTACTGCCTGCCTGATTTTCGCGCGTACGAGAAGGATTCGCTGAAGCTGTCGAATTTCCTGCTGGAGAAGGCGTTGGTCGTCACTGTTCCCGGTGTGGATTTTGGAATGGAAGGCCATCTGCGTTTGAGCTACGCGGGATCCGTCAAAGACGTCACCGGGGGGATCGAGCGGTTGAAGTGGGCTTTGGATCCGAAAGCGCCCAACGAGATCTACATCGGTGATCGTAAACTCGTGAGGGATTGGCTATGA
- a CDS encoding dodecin family protein, translating into MSSSVYKVIELVGTSTDSWEKAAETAISTASQSLRDLRIAEVVTLDMQIDDDKIIAYRAKMKLSFKFQPEV; encoded by the coding sequence ATGAGCAGCAGTGTATACAAAGTGATCGAATTGGTGGGTACGAGCACAGATTCCTGGGAAAAGGCTGCCGAGACCGCCATTTCGACGGCTTCGCAGAGTCTGCGTGACCTGCGCATCGCCGAGGTGGTCACTCTCGACATGCAAATCGACGACGATAAGATCATTGCCTATCGGGCGAAAATGAAGCTTTCCTTCAAATTCCAGCCTGAAGTCTGA
- a CDS encoding peptidylprolyl isomerase: protein MPEKQYASPPKMVIDTTKNYTATIKTDIGDIVIDLYADKAPTTVNNFVFLARDGFYDGVIFHRVIKGFMAQGGDPTGTGMGGPGYRFEDEFDPSLRHDGPGVLSMANAGPGTNGSQFFITHVATPHLDDRHSVFGKVSSGLDVLLSIPERDPRNTQAPAVTIQTIEIDES from the coding sequence ATGCCGGAAAAACAATACGCCTCTCCACCCAAAATGGTGATCGACACCACAAAGAACTACACGGCGACGATCAAAACGGATATCGGGGATATCGTCATCGATTTGTACGCCGACAAAGCCCCCACGACGGTCAACAACTTCGTCTTCCTGGCCAGGGACGGATTTTACGACGGGGTCATCTTCCACCGCGTGATCAAAGGTTTCATGGCCCAGGGCGGCGATCCGACGGGGACCGGAATGGGCGGCCCCGGGTATCGGTTCGAAGACGAATTCGATCCCAGCCTGCGCCATGACGGACCGGGTGTGCTTTCGATGGCAAACGCCGGCCCGGGGACCAACGGCTCCCAGTTCTTCATCACCCACGTGGCCACGCCCCACCTGGATGACCGCCACAGTGTGTTTGGCAAAGTGAGCAGCGGTCTCGACGTTTTGCTCTCGATCCCCGAGAGGGATCCGCGCAACACCCAGGCACCCGCGGTCACGATCCAAACGATCGAAATCGACGAGTCGTGA
- the pckA gene encoding phosphoenolpyruvate carboxykinase (ATP), which translates to MNNILNIKSPAQKEAQVLRSDYGLENHGLTNLNNVYWNLPTAALYEEFTFRGEGHISHAGPLLVRSGKHTARAANDKYVVREGTTEDNIWWGEYNRPYSPEKFDELFSRLQGFLQGRDVFVQDCYVGADEEYRLPIRIITEWAWHSVFARNMFILPESAEAYRQHVPQFTVVAMPSFKANRPIDSTRTDTFITLNFEQKLCIIGGSGYGGEIKKSVFTLMNYLLPLKGVMTMHCSANVDDEDDDDVALFFGLSGTGKTTLSADPNRRLIGDDEHGWNDNGIFNFEGGCYAKVIRLSATAEPEIYACTSRFGTILENVIVDPVTRLIDLDDDEITENTRASYPLEYIDNAVPEKLAGHPNNIILLTCDASGVMPPIARLTTNQALYQFISGYTAKVGGTEVGLGEEPQITFSTCFGAPFMVHHPSYYAEILRRKIEHYGVNCWLLNTGWVGGPYGVGKRISIRYTRAMLTAALEGSLQKVEYTKDPIFGFEVPKSCPDVPSDVLDPASSWPSKKDYMKKYTQLAMRFVDNFKQFEPDCPPDIVKAGPQV; encoded by the coding sequence ATGAACAACATACTGAACATCAAATCACCTGCACAAAAGGAAGCGCAAGTCCTGCGCTCGGATTATGGGCTCGAAAATCACGGCCTGACCAATTTGAACAACGTGTATTGGAATCTTCCGACCGCAGCGCTGTACGAGGAATTTACCTTCCGCGGTGAAGGCCATATCTCACACGCCGGGCCCTTGCTGGTCAGATCCGGAAAGCACACCGCGCGCGCGGCCAACGATAAATACGTCGTGCGGGAAGGAACGACGGAAGACAACATCTGGTGGGGGGAATACAACCGGCCGTACAGTCCGGAAAAGTTCGACGAGCTGTTCTCGCGCTTGCAGGGATTCTTACAAGGCCGGGACGTGTTCGTACAGGATTGTTACGTCGGCGCCGATGAGGAATACCGCCTGCCGATTCGCATCATCACCGAGTGGGCCTGGCACAGCGTCTTCGCCCGCAACATGTTCATCTTGCCGGAGAGCGCGGAAGCCTACCGCCAGCACGTGCCTCAATTCACGGTGGTCGCCATGCCCTCGTTCAAGGCCAATCGGCCGATCGACAGCACGCGGACCGATACGTTCATCACGCTCAACTTCGAACAGAAACTGTGCATCATCGGTGGATCGGGGTACGGCGGCGAGATCAAGAAATCCGTCTTCACGCTGATGAATTATCTGCTTCCGTTGAAGGGGGTCATGACGATGCACTGCTCCGCCAACGTGGATGATGAAGACGATGACGACGTGGCCTTGTTCTTCGGTCTTTCCGGAACGGGAAAAACCACCTTGTCGGCCGATCCGAATCGACGCTTGATCGGAGACGACGAGCATGGTTGGAATGACAACGGCATCTTCAACTTCGAAGGCGGCTGTTATGCCAAGGTGATCCGCCTCTCTGCGACCGCAGAACCCGAGATCTATGCCTGCACTTCACGTTTCGGGACGATCCTCGAAAACGTGATCGTCGATCCGGTGACGCGCCTCATCGATCTCGATGACGATGAAATCACGGAAAACACGCGGGCTTCCTATCCGCTCGAATACATCGACAACGCCGTGCCGGAAAAATTGGCGGGCCATCCGAACAATATCATTCTCCTTACTTGTGACGCCTCCGGGGTGATGCCGCCGATCGCTCGTCTCACGACCAACCAGGCGCTGTATCAATTCATTTCCGGCTACACCGCAAAAGTCGGCGGCACGGAAGTCGGCCTGGGAGAAGAGCCGCAGATCACGTTCAGCACCTGTTTCGGCGCACCCTTCATGGTTCACCATCCCTCGTATTACGCAGAAATACTGCGGCGGAAGATCGAGCACTACGGCGTGAATTGTTGGCTGCTGAACACCGGCTGGGTAGGCGGGCCGTACGGCGTGGGCAAACGTATCAGTATCAGATACACGCGCGCCATGCTCACCGCAGCGTTGGAGGGTTCACTGCAGAAGGTGGAGTACACCAAGGATCCCATCTTCGGTTTCGAGGTGCCAAAGTCGTGTCCGGACGTGCCTTCGGACGTGTTGGATCCGGCTTCTTCCTGGCCGAGCAAAAAGGACTATATGAAGAAATACACGCAGCTCGCCATGCGTTTCGTGGACAATTTCAAGCAGTTCGAACCCGATTGCCCTCCGGACATCGTAAAAGCCGGTCCGCAGGTATAA
- a CDS encoding zinc ribbon domain-containing protein yields the protein MTRKCPHCGEEIREEAIFCRFCRRDIEQPIWMSTLQKCPFCAEWIEIGLDDCPLCGKRLEEKKEAEVFTTSEPIFPQPKDPDSLIASLRREAHPEDVPAEEPEPDIVLPPEMPEIPGISPSESMDDEWARSVESSPIHSVLESSSSRMPGLRKRRLDPDVSGLRPISELIPDDEAAASDSPIQGLPTIVRRIISLLLVIGLGVGLIALIVGPGKKFVGALLTPEPTATNTITPTTAPMHAATLPPLASETPTYEVVVGPGDCVLWDQVSLSDANETMCVYGPIRRWFASGDIPFVAIFSETYGSFAFVDYETGHPEIRPGDCIIGTGTIEIMRGTRPFIDITGAVEKCPEEPQ from the coding sequence ATGACGCGTAAATGCCCTCATTGCGGCGAGGAAATTCGTGAAGAAGCGATCTTCTGCCGATTCTGCCGCCGGGATATCGAACAACCGATTTGGATGTCCACACTGCAAAAATGCCCTTTCTGCGCAGAGTGGATTGAAATCGGCCTGGACGATTGTCCCCTTTGCGGCAAACGTCTCGAGGAAAAGAAAGAAGCGGAAGTATTCACGACCTCCGAGCCCATCTTTCCGCAGCCGAAGGATCCGGATTCGTTGATTGCCTCCCTTCGTCGCGAAGCCCATCCCGAGGACGTGCCGGCGGAGGAACCCGAGCCGGACATCGTGCTTCCGCCGGAAATGCCGGAGATCCCGGGAATCTCTCCATCCGAATCGATGGACGACGAGTGGGCGCGGTCGGTGGAATCTTCGCCCATCCATTCCGTCCTGGAGTCATCGAGCAGCCGCATGCCCGGCCTTCGAAAGCGGCGGCTCGATCCAGATGTCAGCGGTCTCCGTCCTATATCGGAGTTGATCCCGGATGATGAAGCTGCCGCGTCAGACTCGCCCATTCAGGGGCTGCCCACGATCGTACGCCGGATCATTTCGTTGCTGCTCGTCATCGGGTTGGGTGTGGGATTGATCGCCCTCATCGTTGGGCCCGGAAAGAAGTTCGTCGGCGCGCTGCTGACGCCCGAACCCACGGCCACGAACACCATAACCCCGACTACGGCCCCAATGCACGCCGCAACGCTTCCTCCACTCGCATCCGAGACACCCACGTATGAAGTCGTGGTCGGTCCCGGGGATTGCGTCCTTTGGGATCAGGTTAGCCTATCCGATGCCAACGAAACGATGTGCGTCTATGGGCCAATCCGGCGCTGGTTCGCTTCCGGCGACATCCCCTTCGTGGCCATATTCAGCGAGACTTACGGTTCTTTTGCTTTCGTGGATTACGAAACGGGGCACCCTGAGATTCGTCCGGGCGATTGCATCATCGGCACCGGCACGATCGAAATCATGCGCGGCACGCGTCCGTTTATCGACATCACCGGCGCCGTCGAGAAATGCCCGGAAGAGCCGCAGTAG
- a CDS encoding LCP family protein — protein sequence MQTNNSETRKNSSRTARVPYYNLAVRFLAVGFVLSTLVAAGVLYQVVRDMTAGYTGMGLDPFEAVGGDELYTPEPGSTPTLISIPVQPNPWDGNERVTILIMGVDYRDWLEGQGAPRSDTMMLVSLDPITKQASLLSIPRDLWVEIPGFGYNRINTAYRFGESYKVPGGGPALAMKTVEKWIGVPIGFYAVIDFHTFEKMIDEIGGIDIVVEERIKISPIDRHQRWLEPGPQHLDGPDALGYARVRKNAGGDFGRADRQQQVVVAVLNRLVSLDMLPSLIQKAPRLYQELSEGVRTNLSLEQMVQLAWSSIRLKSDDIHRGVIGPPKMVGFFTRPDGAQVLRAVPDAIRELRDELFVETSAFGPVP from the coding sequence GTGCAAACGAACAATTCAGAGACACGGAAGAATTCAAGCCGGACAGCGCGCGTTCCGTACTACAATCTGGCTGTGCGCTTCCTGGCGGTTGGGTTTGTCCTCAGCACGCTCGTCGCGGCAGGCGTCCTGTATCAAGTGGTGCGCGATATGACCGCGGGCTACACGGGAATGGGTCTTGATCCGTTCGAGGCCGTCGGCGGAGATGAGCTGTACACGCCCGAACCGGGCAGCACGCCGACGTTGATCTCCATCCCGGTGCAGCCCAATCCGTGGGACGGGAACGAGCGCGTTACTATTTTGATCATGGGGGTGGATTATCGTGACTGGCTCGAAGGTCAGGGCGCGCCGCGCAGCGACACGATGATGCTCGTCTCTCTCGACCCGATCACCAAACAGGCCAGTCTGCTCTCTATCCCGCGCGACTTGTGGGTCGAGATTCCCGGCTTCGGCTACAACCGTATCAACACGGCTTATCGTTTCGGCGAGAGCTATAAAGTTCCCGGTGGCGGACCGGCCCTGGCGATGAAAACCGTCGAGAAATGGATCGGCGTCCCCATCGGCTTCTACGCCGTCATCGACTTTCATACCTTCGAGAAGATGATCGACGAGATCGGCGGCATCGACATCGTCGTCGAGGAGCGGATCAAGATCTCGCCCATCGACCGCCACCAGCGTTGGCTCGAGCCCGGCCCGCAGCATCTGGATGGGCCGGATGCGCTGGGGTACGCTCGCGTGCGCAAGAACGCCGGCGGTGACTTCGGACGCGCCGACCGCCAGCAGCAGGTGGTCGTGGCGGTGCTCAACCGGCTGGTCAGCCTGGATATGCTGCCCAGTTTGATTCAAAAAGCGCCACGCCTTTACCAGGAACTCTCCGAAGGTGTGCGTACCAATCTTTCGCTGGAGCAGATGGTTCAATTGGCCTGGTCTTCCATACGATTGAAATCTGACGACATCCATCGCGGGGTGATCGGACCGCCGAAGATGGTCGGCTTTTTCACCCGGCCGGACGGCGCCCAGGTGCTGCGGGCGGTTCCCGATGCGATTCGGGAGCTGCGTGACGAGCTCTTCGTCGAAACGAGCGCATTTGGTCCGGTGCCGTGA
- the amrB gene encoding AmmeMemoRadiSam system protein B: MKQITRTSFPRLRYVETLPVVHHDQPFLLLRDPLQLSDRVVLVPADLAPALGLFDGTNEFKDMQDILADGYNYHVAQPDLDELMDTLDAAYLIENDRSKAAMTEKLEDFRRASCRPANLAGSSYPQQSDELSRLLDGYIDRAGSTDPVNASIRGLISPHIDYQRGWRVYAQGCELAAVWLHHVRRGESCEMLPILCGSFLPYWNGAENIEDDEFLADAIEVLREIVNQRKTLIVAAADLSHVGPTFGGKALELPDHARLKLEDEQLIDSICHGDAETFLDIIMQSNDRNNVCGVAPIYLALKILAPLQGSLLAYEHCPADDEHHSTVSVCSLLLH, encoded by the coding sequence ATGAAACAAATCACTCGCACGAGCTTTCCTCGTTTACGATACGTTGAAACCCTTCCGGTGGTGCATCACGACCAGCCATTTCTGTTGCTGCGCGATCCCCTTCAACTGAGCGATCGCGTCGTGCTCGTCCCCGCCGACCTCGCGCCGGCGTTGGGCCTCTTTGACGGCACGAACGAATTCAAAGACATGCAGGATATCCTTGCGGACGGATACAACTATCACGTCGCACAGCCGGACCTCGACGAACTGATGGACACCCTGGATGCGGCTTATTTAATCGAAAACGACAGATCAAAGGCGGCGATGACTGAAAAGCTAGAAGACTTCCGCCGCGCGTCCTGCCGTCCGGCAAACCTCGCCGGCAGTTCCTATCCCCAGCAGTCGGATGAGCTGAGTCGGTTGCTGGATGGCTATATCGATCGAGCAGGCAGTACAGATCCTGTGAATGCGAGCATACGCGGATTGATCAGCCCACACATCGATTACCAGCGCGGTTGGCGCGTCTATGCACAAGGTTGCGAATTAGCCGCCGTCTGGCTGCATCACGTCCGCCGGGGAGAAAGCTGTGAGATGCTGCCGATCCTCTGCGGTTCTTTTCTGCCCTACTGGAACGGCGCAGAGAACATCGAAGACGACGAATTCCTCGCGGACGCCATCGAAGTCCTGCGAGAAATCGTGAACCAAAGAAAGACCCTGATCGTCGCAGCCGCCGACCTGTCACACGTCGGACCGACCTTCGGTGGCAAGGCCCTCGAACTGCCGGATCATGCGCGCTTGAAGCTCGAAGACGAGCAGTTAATCGACAGCATTTGCCACGGTGATGCCGAAACGTTCCTGGACATCATCATGCAGAGCAACGATCGCAACAACGTTTGCGGCGTCGCGCCGATCTACCTGGCGTTGAAAATCCTCGCACCCCTCCAGGGATCCCTCCTCGCCTACGAACACTGCCCTGCGGATGACGAACACCACTCGACAGTATCCGTTTGCAGTCTTTTGCTGCATTGA
- the udk gene encoding uridine kinase, producing the protein MSDRSSPIVIGIAGGTGSGKTTVANVILRRLGTDKITFLPHDSYYRDLGDIPLEERIAINFDHPDALETELLIEHILALKRGEAVDVPIYDFTTHRRTEQTMHVEAQRVILVEGILIFADEALLELFDAKIFVDTPDDIRFIRRLQRDLLERGRTVDSVIQQYMTTVRPMHLEFVEPSKRQADVIIPEGGLNTVAMDMVVARIGEMLANQ; encoded by the coding sequence ATGAGCGATCGATCCTCTCCCATCGTAATCGGCATCGCCGGCGGTACCGGATCCGGAAAGACGACCGTGGCCAACGTGATCCTGCGGCGGCTCGGAACCGACAAGATCACCTTTCTCCCCCACGATTCATACTACAGGGATTTGGGCGACATTCCGCTCGAAGAACGCATTGCCATTAACTTCGACCATCCGGACGCTTTGGAAACGGAGTTGTTGATCGAACACATCCTTGCTTTGAAACGCGGGGAGGCGGTCGATGTGCCCATCTACGATTTCACAACCCACCGGCGCACCGAACAAACCATGCACGTCGAAGCGCAGCGCGTGATCCTCGTCGAGGGGATCCTGATCTTTGCCGATGAAGCGCTGCTCGAACTGTTCGACGCGAAAATCTTCGTCGATACGCCGGACGACATTCGTTTCATACGGCGCCTGCAGCGCGATCTGCTCGAACGCGGCCGCACGGTGGATTCGGTCATCCAGCAATACATGACCACCGTTCGGCCGATGCATCTGGAGTTCGTCGAACCTTCCAAACGGCAGGCGGACGTCATCATTCCCGAAGGCGGCCTCAACACCGTCGCCATGGACATGGTCGTCGCGCGCATCGGCGAGATGCTGGCCAATCAGTAA
- a CDS encoding DUF2807 domain-containing protein, with amino-acid sequence MRKLLRISIIAAILLGSSACYPGGFTFNNETVRLRDSGKVEVIDYDFTGFDGVDASHVFDVDIEQGDDYLVVVTADETVVEYLDVSAVGGSLRLSLKPGYNYNFSGLTLKAEVRLPDLAEVALSGASSAYLHGFESPQPLRLDLSGSSRVDGEAVVGVARFSLSGSSEVDLHGSCASLDLDISGGSTADLADFYAEDVNVNASGASEAVLWTDGTLDVNASGDSRITYVSGADLGSIHTSGTSSVRER; translated from the coding sequence ATGCGCAAGCTTCTGCGGATTTCAATCATCGCGGCGATATTGTTGGGATCGAGCGCCTGCTATCCCGGTGGTTTTACCTTCAACAACGAGACGGTGCGCCTGCGCGACTCCGGCAAAGTCGAAGTCATTGATTACGATTTCACCGGTTTCGACGGCGTAGATGCCAGCCATGTGTTCGACGTTGATATCGAACAGGGGGATGATTACCTCGTCGTCGTGACTGCGGATGAAACTGTCGTCGAATATTTGGACGTTTCCGCCGTAGGCGGCAGCCTGCGGCTGAGCCTCAAGCCGGGATACAACTACAACTTCAGCGGGCTGACGTTGAAGGCCGAAGTGCGCCTGCCCGATCTGGCCGAAGTGGCGTTGAGCGGGGCGAGCAGCGCCTATCTCCACGGTTTCGAATCGCCGCAGCCGCTGCGGCTGGATCTCTCCGGAAGCAGCCGTGTCGACGGCGAGGCTGTGGTCGGTGTGGCGCGTTTCTCTCTGTCTGGCTCGAGCGAGGTCGATCTGCACGGTTCGTGCGCCAGCCTCGATTTGGATATCTCCGGCGGCAGCACGGCCGATCTGGCGGATTTCTACGCCGAAGACGTGAACGTGAACGCCAGCGGCGCCAGCGAGGCTGTGTTGTGGACCGATGGGACGCTGGACGTCAACGCCAGCGGCGATTCGCGTATAACGTACGTGAGCGGCGCAGATCTGGGGTCGATCCACACCAGCGGCACTTCCTCAGTGCGGGAGCGCTGA
- a CDS encoding glycosyltransferase, with the protein MRIAMLSYHTCPLATLGGKDTGGMNVYVRDLTRELGKCGIGVDVFTRSQDEHVPHVLHDLGYGNRIVHMPAGPERMVDKTQLIHHVDEFVDGIVGFARLKQIEYQLIHSHYWLSGLAAIQLRKKWHIPFIQMFHTLAVMKDRVARSPEEISSNERIEAERRLLDEADCVVASTPAELAQIQWLYQAETSKVVVIPPGVDTSRFYPIDQDEAREFIGVPCEHRMVLFVGRIEPLKGLDTLIEAVALLREEAAFDKNPFCLAVIGGDPDVSRADMTAEMERLQALSEAKGLNDLVLFLGKRDQDTLQYYYSAAEVVVVPSHYESFGLVALEAMACATPVVASETGGLAYLVQDGETGFHVPTAEPKALAEKLQLVLQDDDLRHKLGQNAAKYAQAYAWSVVVDQIIDVYRSLIEK; encoded by the coding sequence ATGCGCATCGCGATGCTTTCTTACCACACCTGCCCCTTGGCGACGCTGGGCGGCAAGGACACCGGCGGCATGAACGTCTACGTTCGTGATCTGACGCGCGAGTTGGGCAAATGTGGGATCGGCGTCGATGTATTCACTCGTTCCCAGGACGAGCATGTTCCCCACGTGCTGCATGATCTGGGATACGGCAACCGCATCGTTCACATGCCAGCCGGTCCCGAGCGCATGGTGGATAAAACCCAGCTCATCCATCACGTGGATGAATTCGTAGACGGAATCGTGGGCTTTGCCAGGCTCAAGCAGATCGAATATCAACTGATCCACAGCCATTACTGGCTGTCGGGATTGGCGGCGATTCAATTACGGAAGAAATGGCACATCCCGTTCATCCAGATGTTCCATACACTCGCCGTGATGAAAGATCGCGTAGCGCGTTCCCCCGAGGAGATTTCGTCGAACGAGAGAATAGAAGCGGAGCGACGACTACTCGATGAAGCCGATTGCGTCGTCGCTTCAACGCCTGCGGAGCTGGCGCAGATCCAGTGGCTGTATCAGGCCGAAACCTCGAAGGTGGTGGTGATCCCGCCAGGTGTGGACACGAGCCGATTTTATCCCATCGACCAGGATGAGGCGCGGGAATTCATTGGTGTACCTTGCGAGCACCGCATGGTGCTTTTCGTTGGAAGAATCGAGCCGCTGAAGGGACTCGATACGCTGATCGAAGCCGTGGCGCTGCTGCGCGAAGAGGCGGCGTTTGACAAGAACCCGTTCTGCCTTGCCGTCATCGGCGGAGATCCGGACGTCAGCCGTGCAGACATGACGGCCGAAATGGAACGCCTTCAAGCGCTGAGTGAGGCGAAGGGGCTGAACGATCTGGTCCTGTTTCTGGGAAAACGCGACCAGGACACACTGCAGTATTATTACTCGGCGGCGGAGGTCGTCGTCGTCCCGTCACACTACGAGTCCTTCGGGTTGGTTGCATTGGAAGCGATGGCTTGCGCCACACCCGTCGTGGCTTCGGAAACCGGTGGCCTGGCTTATCTGGTTCAAGATGGCGAGACGGGTTTCCACGTGCCGACTGCGGAACCCAAAGCTTTAGCGGAAAAACTCCAACTTGTGCTTCAAGACGATGATCTACGCCACAAACTCGGACAGAACGCGGCGAAATATGCGCAGGCTTACGCCTGGTCTGTCGTCGTCGATCAAATTATCGATGTTTACAGGTCGTTGATCGAGAAGTGA